In one window of Cellulophaga sp. HaHa_2_95 DNA:
- a CDS encoding GDSL-type esterase/lipase family protein has translation MKFLVLFLVPLFCIAQPNAYFKDEVTAISKKYDSLWDSSRETIVFTGSSSVRMWKTLDQDFPNHQVLNTGFGGSQTIDLLGYTKELIFTYRPKKVFIYEGDNDISSKKKSKEILETFSKLIETIKVNDSATKVVIISPKPSISRWKYKGKYKRLNRKLKRFCEENDNLEFANVWDIMLERKKLKKDLFISDGLHMNEKGYQLWHSIIKDYID, from the coding sequence GTGAAATTTTTAGTATTATTTTTAGTTCCCCTATTTTGCATAGCGCAACCCAACGCTTATTTTAAAGATGAAGTAACAGCCATCTCTAAAAAATATGATTCGCTATGGGATTCTTCTAGAGAAACCATTGTGTTTACAGGCAGTTCTAGTGTGCGTATGTGGAAAACTTTAGATCAAGATTTTCCGAACCATCAAGTATTAAATACTGGTTTTGGTGGGTCTCAAACTATCGATTTATTAGGCTATACCAAAGAGCTTATTTTTACGTATCGTCCTAAAAAAGTCTTTATCTACGAAGGAGATAATGACATATCATCTAAAAAAAAATCTAAAGAAATTTTGGAAACATTTTCAAAATTAATTGAGACGATAAAAGTAAATGATAGTGCAACTAAAGTGGTCATTATATCGCCTAAACCAAGTATTTCTAGATGGAAATATAAAGGAAAATATAAGCGATTAAACAGAAAATTGAAACGTTTTTGTGAAGAAAATGACAACTTAGAATTTGCAAACGTATGGGACATCATGCTAGAGAGAAAGAAATTAAAAAAAGATCTTTTTATCAGTGATGGCCTTCACATGAATGAAAAAGGATATCAACTCTGGCATTCTATTATTAAAGATTATATTGACTAA